In bacterium, one genomic interval encodes:
- a CDS encoding peptidoglycan DD-metalloendopeptidase family protein: protein MRFRKTYILKYFLAFFCLVLISVPNLAEADQLDNLKSERDNLQNNIDELEAKITEYQKNLDSKRGEVVSLKNEIATITTQISKLNLDIKKTENQIHITRLDIKETQTDIEKTQLSIGEKQEVLASILRELRKFDEESLLERALKYKTLTEAVKQTEHLDSLQKKMNDVLKDTRRLKNNLENKEVNLKENKKELENKNTQLSVQKSAQQEQKTRKDTVLKVTKGQEQIYQQLLNQVEQQQADLLSRLAKIEEQILVEKNFVSYFQAETIPRAGTKIFAWPEDNAKITQSYGLTRYARRGAYGGQGHNGIDITAGLASPIKAAAGGKIVAKGLESCQNYIKPSCNGYWGNWIAIQHPGGLVTLYSHMSKISSQSVGDEVSVGDILGYEGASGNVTGPHLHFSVFTEFFTYKDPKTGELRISYNYGKTLNPLDYL, encoded by the coding sequence ATGAGGTTTAGAAAAACATATATTTTGAAGTATTTCTTGGCTTTTTTTTGTTTGGTATTAATTTCCGTGCCTAATTTAGCCGAAGCTGACCAATTAGATAACTTGAAAAGTGAGAGAGATAATTTACAAAATAATATTGACGAACTAGAGGCCAAAATTACCGAATACCAAAAAAACTTGGATTCTAAAAGGGGAGAGGTAGTTTCTTTAAAAAACGAAATAGCCACTATAACCACCCAAATTAGCAAACTTAATTTGGATATTAAAAAGACCGAAAACCAAATTCATATTACTCGCCTTGATATTAAAGAAACTCAAACAGATATAGAAAAAACCCAACTTAGCATCGGTGAAAAACAAGAAGTCTTAGCTAGCATCTTAAGAGAGCTTCGCAAGTTTGATGAAGAGAGCTTGTTAGAAAGAGCCTTAAAATATAAAACCCTAACCGAGGCTGTAAAACAAACAGAACATTTAGATTCTTTGCAAAAGAAAATGAACGATGTTCTTAAAGATACCAGACGGTTAAAAAATAATCTAGAAAATAAAGAAGTAAATTTAAAAGAAAATAAAAAAGAACTGGAAAATAAAAATACCCAATTATCTGTTCAGAAATCTGCCCAACAAGAACAAAAAACTAGAAAGGATACAGTGCTTAAGGTAACCAAAGGCCAAGAGCAGATATATCAACAATTGTTAAACCAAGTAGAACAACAGCAAGCTGATTTGTTATCGCGTTTAGCAAAAATAGAAGAACAAATTTTAGTTGAAAAAAACTTTGTCAGTTATTTTCAAGCCGAAACAATACCTAGAGCCGGCACAAAAATATTTGCTTGGCCCGAAGATAACGCCAAAATTACTCAAAGTTATGGCTTAACCAGATATGCTAGGCGGGGTGCTTATGGCGGTCAAGGACATAACGGCATAGATATAACTGCTGGCTTAGCCAGCCCCATAAAAGCTGCAGCCGGAGGCAAAATTGTTGCTAAAGGATTAGAATCCTGCCAAAACTATATTAAGCCTTCTTGCAATGGCTATTGGGGCAATTGGATTGCAATTCAACACCCCGGAGGCTTGGTAACTTTATATTCTCATATGTCTAAAATCTCTAGCCAATCTGTGGGTGATGAAGTTTCTGTTGGGGATATTTTAGGTTATGAAGGCGCTAGCGGTAATGTTACTGGACCCCATTTACACTTTTCTGTGTTCACGGAGTTTTTCACTTATAAAGATCCCAAGACGGGGGAGTTACGTATAAGTTATAACTATGGGAAAACTTTAAACCCGTTGGATTATCTATAA
- the gltX gene encoding glutamate--tRNA ligase, with amino-acid sequence MKVKTRIAPSPTGYMHVGTARTALFNYLFAKQNHGEFLLRIEDTDIARSKPEYEVDITNGLEWLGLNWDGGIVRQSERIEIYKKYADKLVNSGKAQKVESEKGVAIIFTIPAYKEIIFKDEVLRASIGFKSSDPENIVLIKSDGNPAYNFAVVVDDHEMDITDVIRGQDHTSNTHKQVELIEALEFKRPRYAHLPLILATDRSKLSKRHGAVSVNEFTKLGYLPEAMLNFLALIGWHPKDNREIFNLDDLIKEFDISRVQISGAVFDNKKLDSINNHYIKNMVPAEIAKFIAPYLDMYDPNEAQLIKVAHLFRDRLNIFSEIKELAGFIFALPVYETDLLNWKESPKEKTKENLETVLAILENMPENSFDIDTTTTELMPKANDIGRGDLLWPLRVALSGLAKSPSPFEILDVLGKKESVRRIKLAIDKI; translated from the coding sequence ATGAAAGTGAAAACCCGTATTGCTCCCAGCCCCACCGGCTATATGCACGTTGGTACGGCTCGTACCGCGCTTTTTAATTATTTATTCGCCAAACAAAATCATGGTGAATTTTTATTGCGCATAGAAGATACAGACATAGCAAGATCCAAGCCCGAATACGAAGTAGATATTACAAACGGCCTAGAGTGGCTGGGTTTAAATTGGGACGGGGGAATTGTTAGGCAGAGTGAACGCATCGAAATATATAAAAAATACGCAGATAAATTAGTGAACTCTGGTAAAGCTCAAAAAGTAGAAAGCGAAAAGGGTGTGGCTATAATTTTTACGATACCCGCATATAAAGAAATTATATTTAAAGACGAAGTTCTAAGAGCATCAATAGGCTTTAAATCCAGCGATCCAGAAAATATAGTGCTTATAAAATCCGATGGCAATCCTGCTTATAATTTTGCTGTTGTTGTTGACGACCATGAAATGGATATTACCGATGTTATTAGGGGACAAGACCACACATCAAATACCCATAAACAAGTTGAGCTAATTGAAGCGCTTGAGTTTAAAAGGCCTAGGTATGCCCACCTACCTTTAATATTGGCGACTGATCGTTCTAAGCTTTCCAAACGTCACGGCGCTGTTTCTGTAAACGAGTTTACTAAGCTAGGCTATTTGCCAGAGGCAATGCTTAACTTTTTAGCTTTAATTGGCTGGCATCCCAAAGACAATAGAGAGATATTTAACTTAGACGATTTAATAAAAGAATTCGATATTTCTAGAGTCCAAATATCAGGTGCTGTTTTTGATAATAAAAAACTAGATTCTATAAATAATCACTATATAAAAAATATGGTGCCGGCGGAAATTGCTAAATTTATAGCACCGTATTTAGATATGTATGACCCAAACGAGGCCCAGCTTATAAAAGTAGCTCACTTATTTAGAGATAGATTGAATATATTTTCCGAAATAAAAGAACTGGCAGGTTTTATATTTGCTTTACCAGTTTATGAAACAGACTTATTAAACTGGAAAGAATCGCCAAAAGAAAAAACTAAAGAAAATTTAGAGACAGTTTTAGCTATATTAGAAAATATGCCCGAAAATTCGTTCGATATAGACACCACCACCACCGAACTTATGCCTAAAGCCAACGACATCGGCCGAGGCGACCTATTGTGGCCTTTAAGAGTAGCGCTCTCCGGACTCGCCAAATCTCCAAGCCCTTTTGAAATTTTAGATGTACTGGGTAAAAAAGAGTCTGTAAGAAGAATAAAACTAGCTATTGACAAAATATAG
- the ftsW gene encoding putative lipid II flippase FtsW: MKNHSKAATMFIMATAVLVLLGIAVMTNASIPLSQSNHGESFYYFKHQIIYGLGLGLLAFFIFYRIDIALLKKLGLPLLIFAIILLGLVFVPKIGLGALGAQRWLSVFGFSFQPSEFAKLALVIYLAHWLESKKDKIKKPIMIFPFLLWTGIIGGLIILEPDMGTFIIICATAFIMYFMAGADLKTMGLVFLTGIILLFSLIAIEPYRRERFTSFLNPNKDTAGSGYQLKQALIAIGSGEFVGLGLGKGIQKYNYLPETIGDSVFAVVSEELGFIGAVLVLLTFLIWILSGLKIASLARDLFSRYLVIGVVAWLGTQAFINTLGILGMIPFTGIPLPFISYGGTALMIELAAVGMVANVAKNK, translated from the coding sequence ATGAAAAACCATAGTAAAGCGGCCACAATGTTTATAATGGCTACTGCTGTTTTGGTTTTGCTGGGTATAGCCGTAATGACCAATGCCTCTATACCGCTATCTCAATCCAATCACGGCGAAAGTTTTTACTATTTTAAACACCAAATAATATATGGCCTAGGCCTAGGGCTTTTGGCTTTTTTTATTTTTTATAGAATCGACATAGCCCTACTAAAAAAACTGGGCTTGCCCCTGCTGATTTTTGCTATAATTTTGTTGGGTTTAGTTTTTGTACCTAAAATAGGCTTGGGCGCCTTAGGCGCTCAACGCTGGCTAAGTGTGTTTGGTTTTTCCTTTCAACCTTCTGAATTTGCCAAACTGGCTTTAGTTATATATTTAGCTCACTGGCTAGAATCAAAAAAAGATAAAATTAAAAAACCCATTATGATTTTTCCTTTTCTGTTGTGGACAGGAATTATCGGGGGGTTAATAATTTTGGAACCAGATATGGGCACGTTTATAATAATCTGCGCTACGGCTTTTATAATGTATTTTATGGCCGGAGCTGATTTAAAAACTATGGGTTTAGTTTTTTTAACTGGAATTATTTTACTTTTTTCTTTAATTGCTATAGAACCCTATCGTAGAGAAAGATTCACTTCATTTCTTAACCCAAATAAAGACACCGCCGGTTCGGGTTATCAATTAAAACAAGCCTTAATAGCCATAGGTTCTGGAGAATTCGTGGGCTTAGGCTTAGGCAAAGGTATTCAAAAATATAACTACTTGCCAGAAACCATAGGCGATTCGGTTTTTGCCGTGGTCTCGGAAGAGCTTGGTTTTATTGGTGCTGTATTGGTTTTACTAACTTTTTTAATTTGGATTTTGAGCGGGCTCAAAATAGCCTCTCTGGCTAGAGATCTATTTTCACGCTATTTGGTTATAGGCGTAGTAGCTTGGCTAGGCACACAAGCTTTTATTAACACACTTGGCATTTTAGGTATGATACCTTTTACAGGCATCCCTTTGCCTTTTATAAGCTATGGCGGCACCGCTTTAATGATAGAACTCGCCGCCGTGGGTATGGTGGCTAATGTGGCTAAAAATAAATAA
- a CDS encoding polyprenol monophosphomannose synthase, whose translation MAKIVVVIPTYNEKDSIARLVKQIFGLGLPDLKMLVVDDNSPDGTGELVEELKLKYPISIIHRSKKRGLGTAYAVAFKFILGQKEKPDYIVQMDADLSHNPKNILDFLNKIGEYNVILGSRYIKGGGIENWDLLRQLVSRFGNIYARLVLGLPYKDLTGGFKCWQREVLEKINLDSLSSTGYNFQIETTYKAHKLGYKICEVPIVFIERKTGTSKFNLNIIWESFIKVLWLRLKTFL comes from the coding sequence ATGGCTAAGATTGTGGTGGTGATTCCAACTTACAATGAGAAAGATAGTATAGCTAGGCTAGTGAAGCAGATTTTTGGCTTGGGCCTGCCAGATTTAAAAATGCTAGTGGTGGATGATAATTCACCCGATGGCACGGGCGAGTTGGTCGAAGAACTCAAGCTTAAATATCCCATAAGCATTATTCACCGATCCAAAAAAAGGGGCTTGGGCACGGCTTATGCTGTAGCTTTTAAATTTATTTTGGGTCAAAAAGAAAAGCCCGATTATATTGTTCAAATGGATGCCGATTTATCGCATAACCCTAAAAATATTTTAGATTTTCTAAACAAGATAGGGGAGTACAATGTGATTTTAGGTTCCAGATACATCAAGGGTGGTGGAATCGAAAATTGGGACTTACTACGCCAATTAGTTAGTCGGTTTGGCAATATATATGCCAGGTTGGTTTTGGGGTTACCTTATAAAGATTTAACAGGTGGTTTTAAGTGTTGGCAGAGGGAAGTGTTAGAAAAAATTAATTTAGATTCTTTAAGTTCTACTGGCTATAATTTTCAAATAGAAACAACATATAAAGCCCATAAGTTGGGTTACAAAATCTGCGAAGTGCCTATAGTTTTTATCGAAAGGAAAACAGGTACATCTAAGTTTAATTTAAACATAATCTGGGAAAGTTTTATAAAAGTTTTATGGCTAAGATTAAAAACTTTTTTATAG
- a CDS encoding UDP-N-acetylglucosamine--N-acetylmuramyl-(pentapeptide) pyrophosphoryl-undecaprenol N-acetylglucosamine transferase — MKNPKIMLCGGGTGGHVLPLVAVARAIKKLAPEAKIYFVGPEEFSLNALREESVIVKTIIAAGKIRRYFSFKHIWEIIKIPFAFFQSLIIVVSINPDVVLGKGSYGSVLPVLAAEILFKKIIIHESDAIPGLANKFLSYVTNNIVVSFEETKNFFAGKNIQVVGNPVRLKYLDLTKEEAEKILDFPPKESTPSLRSYARCTIFISGGSQGAQRINKAIFKILPDLLENFNMIWSVGAANYQSVQHLVLDNNLKIVPFLNEKELASAYTLCDIAIGRAGAGTIFELAAFGKPSILIPLERKNGDQPVNASSYAKTGAAVVLKENELDKLKEVIEKILNNSSELDSMSENAKKFAKIDAASQLAQILLDLAK; from the coding sequence ATGAAAAACCCTAAGATAATGCTCTGTGGTGGGGGAACTGGTGGGCATGTTTTACCCTTGGTAGCCGTAGCTAGAGCCATCAAAAAACTAGCGCCAGAGGCAAAAATATATTTTGTTGGTCCAGAAGAATTTTCGCTAAACGCCTTGCGAGAAGAAAGCGTAATTGTTAAAACCATAATCGCCGCCGGTAAAATAAGGCGATATTTTTCGTTTAAACATATTTGGGAAATTATTAAAATTCCTTTTGCATTTTTTCAATCTTTAATAATAGTAGTTTCGATAAATCCAGATGTGGTTTTGGGCAAGGGCAGTTATGGTAGTGTTTTACCTGTATTAGCTGCCGAAATTTTATTTAAGAAAATAATCATACATGAGTCCGACGCAATACCGGGGCTTGCTAATAAATTCCTTTCTTATGTAACCAATAATATTGTCGTATCTTTTGAAGAAACTAAGAATTTTTTCGCGGGCAAAAATATTCAGGTAGTAGGTAATCCGGTCAGATTAAAGTATCTGGATTTAACCAAAGAAGAAGCCGAAAAAATTCTTGATTTTCCACCAAAGGAAAGTACACCGAGCTTACGATCGTATGCTCGGTGTACGATATTTATTAGCGGGGGATCGCAAGGCGCACAGAGAATAAATAAAGCTATTTTTAAAATACTGCCTGATCTATTAGAAAATTTTAATATGATTTGGAGCGTGGGCGCGGCTAATTATCAATCTGTCCAACACCTGGTGTTGGACAATAATTTAAAGATCGTACCATTTTTAAACGAAAAAGAGTTGGCTTCTGCTTATACATTATGCGACATTGCCATTGGTCGAGCCGGTGCTGGAACAATTTTTGAACTGGCGGCTTTTGGTAAACCAAGCATTTTAATTCCCTTAGAAAGAAAAAACGGAGATCAACCGGTCAATGCGTCTTCTTATGCCAAAACTGGGGCTGCTGTTGTTTTAAAAGAAAATGAACTGGACAAGCTAAAGGAAGTAATTGAAAAAATATTAAATAACAGTTCGGAGTTAGATTCAATGAGTGAAAATGCCAAAAAATTTGCTAAAATAGATGCAGCCAGCCAGCTGGCACAAATCCTTTTGGATTTGGCCAAATGA